A region of bacterium DNA encodes the following proteins:
- a CDS encoding SRPBCC domain-containing protein yields MKPPIRWRLHLPTAPENVYELLATDKGRKKFWAKDSHEENGTIHFQFINGQSVTSRIIESLPSSRFVLTYFDQSTVRFELNSDGHGGTDLLMEETGVPETTWHENYAGWLCVLLNLKATVLGLDLRNHDPQRTWDQGYVDV; encoded by the coding sequence ATGAAGCCTCCGATACGCTGGCGTTTGCACTTACCCACCGCGCCGGAAAATGTGTACGAATTACTGGCAACCGACAAGGGTAGAAAAAAATTCTGGGCTAAAGACAGCCATGAAGAAAACGGAACAATTCATTTTCAATTTATCAACGGACAGTCGGTTACTTCGCGGATCATCGAAAGCTTACCGTCGTCCCGGTTCGTCCTAACCTATTTTGATCAGTCGACAGTTCGATTCGAATTGAATTCCGACGGTCACGGCGGAACGGACTTGCTGATGGAAGAAACCGGCGTTCCCGAAACCACATGGCATGAGAATTACGCCGGCTGGCTTTGCGTTTTGCTGAATCTCAAAGCAACGGTTCTCGGACTGGATCTCCGCAACCACGACCCGCAGCGCACATGGGACCAAGGTTATGTGGATGTTTGA
- a CDS encoding YdeI/OmpD-associated family protein has protein sequence MKPLFFPTPADFRVWLEKNHDKADELLVGFYKRDCGKPSITWPESVDQALCYGWIDGVRKSLGNESYTIRFTPRRPGSNWSAVNLKRVDELMKLGLMRPTGIKAYEARNTKKIQQYSYERQAAKLDTSQETLFKKNKKAWAFFQSQPPSYQKPCIWWVVSAKQEETKLKRLKTLINDSERGQRIGLMKWKKK, from the coding sequence ATGAAACCATTATTTTTTCCGACTCCGGCAGATTTCCGCGTTTGGCTGGAAAAAAACCACGATAAAGCCGATGAATTATTAGTCGGTTTTTACAAACGGGATTGCGGCAAGCCCAGTATTACGTGGCCTGAATCGGTCGATCAGGCATTGTGTTACGGATGGATCGACGGCGTTCGCAAGTCACTCGGCAACGAAAGTTATACCATACGCTTCACGCCGCGCCGGCCCGGAAGTAACTGGAGCGCGGTCAATCTCAAGCGTGTAGACGAACTGATGAAGTTAGGGCTCATGCGCCCGACAGGTATCAAAGCCTACGAAGCACGAAATACGAAGAAGATTCAGCAATATTCATACGAACGCCAGGCAGCCAAGCTCGATACATCTCAGGAAACGCTTTTCAAAAAAAATAAAAAAGCCTGGGCCTTTTTTCAGTCTCAGCCTCCGTCGTATCAAAAGCCGTGTATTTGGTGGGTGGTAAGCGCGAAACAAGAGGAAACAAAACTCAAGCGTTTAAAAACGCTGATCAACGATTCTGAAAGAGGTCAGCGGATTGGATTGATGAAATGGAAAAAGAAGTAA
- a CDS encoding SDR family oxidoreductase, with the protein MKIAMVTGASSGIGLAICKKLIAMNYRVYGLARDFSKTKFKHAEFKTLTCDVTHSKQLEQCVDDVFENEKQLDVLINNAGVGFFAPHEEIKVKDIERLVQTNLQAPLVLTRLVLRKIKQSEGFIINIASITAVKSSPIGSAYAATKAGIKHFSDSLFDEVRKYGVKVTTILPDMTKTPFYDGLHFKEHDDADSHVTSECVADAVETILSQRKGTVVTEMIVRPQKHQIEKKKKNDK; encoded by the coding sequence ATGAAAATTGCAATGGTAACCGGCGCTTCGTCGGGGATCGGATTGGCGATCTGCAAAAAACTGATTGCGATGAATTACCGCGTATATGGTCTCGCGCGAGATTTTTCAAAAACTAAATTCAAACACGCCGAATTCAAAACTCTGACTTGCGATGTTACTCATTCAAAACAACTTGAACAATGCGTTGACGATGTTTTCGAAAACGAGAAACAATTGGACGTGCTGATCAATAACGCCGGCGTCGGTTTTTTTGCGCCGCATGAAGAAATTAAAGTCAAAGATATTGAACGTCTGGTGCAGACCAATCTCCAGGCGCCGTTGGTGCTGACCCGATTGGTTCTTCGAAAAATAAAACAGTCGGAAGGTTTTATTATCAACATTGCGTCAATTACAGCCGTGAAAAGCAGCCCGATCGGAAGTGCGTATGCCGCGACCAAAGCCGGGATTAAACATTTTTCCGACAGCTTATTCGACGAAGTCCGTAAATACGGAGTGAAAGTGACAACGATCTTGCCGGACATGACTAAAACTCCGTTTTACGATGGCCTTCATTTTAAAGAGCACGATGATGCCGACAGTCACGTCACGTCCGAATGCGTTGCTGACGCCGTTGAAACGATTTTATCTCAACGAAAAGGGACTGTCGTTACTGAAATGATTGTAAGACCTCAGAAACATCAGATAGAGAAAAAGAAAAAAAACGATAAATAG